One window of Terriglobales bacterium genomic DNA carries:
- a CDS encoding response regulator transcription factor — protein MQRILVVEDDPKVQKSMTRLFEPEGFAVEIAGDGLLGVEAFSARPANVVLLDLRMPGMGGRDVCREIKRLSASVPIIVVSATSDEMDKVLLLELGADDYVTKPFSPRELLARVRAALRRSARAPLEERFTFDEVDVDFTRMQLTRGGELIPLTAQEFKVLKFMVENRERVISRDELLNEVWGYSEYPSTRTVDNHIMKLRQKLEPEPANPAHFLTVHGVGYRFVP, from the coding sequence ATGCAACGAATCCTAGTAGTTGAAGACGACCCCAAGGTTCAGAAATCCATGACGCGGCTCTTTGAGCCGGAGGGGTTCGCCGTCGAAATTGCTGGTGACGGGCTTCTCGGCGTGGAGGCGTTTTCAGCTCGCCCGGCAAACGTTGTGCTTCTGGATCTGCGCATGCCCGGAATGGGTGGCAGGGACGTGTGCCGAGAGATCAAGCGGCTGTCCGCTTCTGTGCCCATCATTGTCGTGAGCGCAACGTCCGACGAAATGGACAAAGTGCTCCTGCTGGAGTTGGGAGCCGACGATTACGTCACCAAACCGTTTTCTCCGCGCGAATTGCTGGCTCGAGTTCGGGCTGCGTTGCGTCGTTCGGCACGGGCGCCACTCGAGGAAAGGTTTACCTTCGATGAAGTGGATGTCGATTTCACTCGCATGCAGCTTACCCGGGGTGGGGAGCTGATTCCTTTAACCGCGCAGGAGTTCAAAGTGCTCAAGTTCATGGTGGAAAATCGCGAGCGTGTAATTTCGCGGGATGAGCTACTGAACGAAGTGTGGGGTTACAGCGAATACCCCAGCACCCGAACCGTGGACAATCACATCATGAAGCTCCGGCAGAAGCTTGAGCCGGAGCCGGCAAATCCGGCTCACTTTCTCACCGTGCATGGAGTCGGCTATCGTTTTGTTCCTTAG
- a CDS encoding LytTR family DNA-binding domain-containing protein, producing the protein MQPLKVPRPIRFETPTIPAQKDFQPFVNDRGNSGFVTPTLAIADRVTQFRPAIADPGGLLRIVCKGRLVSLIPAEIEFIKSAANYVEVHAGGLRYRVRSTLKQFQTRLNPTTFVRIHRCTIVNLRHVKNCRPIRRGDSLLTLLNGRELVVSRKHKEAQNALRALA; encoded by the coding sequence ATGCAGCCACTCAAAGTGCCTCGGCCAATTCGATTCGAAACGCCAACCATTCCCGCTCAAAAGGACTTTCAGCCCTTTGTAAATGACCGAGGCAATAGTGGATTTGTCACCCCTACCCTGGCCATAGCCGACAGGGTCACCCAATTTCGTCCGGCGATTGCTGATCCTGGGGGTCTCCTCAGAATTGTCTGCAAGGGGAGGCTTGTCTCGCTGATCCCAGCGGAAATCGAGTTCATAAAATCCGCTGCCAACTATGTTGAAGTACATGCTGGCGGATTACGCTACCGCGTCCGCTCTACGCTGAAGCAATTTCAGACCCGTCTAAATCCTACGACTTTCGTGAGAATTCATCGCTGCACCATTGTGAATCTCAGGCACGTAAAGAACTGCCGGCCGATTCGCCGCGGCGACAGTTTGCTCACGCTCCTCAACGGAAGAGAGCTGGTCGTGAGCCGGAAACACAAGGAAGCTCAGAACGCTTTGCGAGCCCTTGCATAG
- a CDS encoding 30S ribosomal protein S1, which translates to MSNPSIPESQSDSDANESFDGLLSQYERSHSRKGESGNQIEGTVVAVSAESVFLDIGFKTEGILSLADLQNVGKTAKPGDKLHVTVKGRGPEGYYELSLFKVIQPTDWASLEKAFTEKQTISGTVTGVVKGGLSVDIGVRAFMPASRSGVRDAAEIEKLIEQEIRCRIIKLDVAEEDVVVDRRAVAEDEERLVKERRYSEMQEGDIVRGEVRSLADYGAFVDLGGVDGLLHVGEIAWSRVNKPAAVLSVGQQVEAKIIKIDSEKRRISLSMKQLQPRPWDSVSSKYKPGERVRGVVTRLMEFGAFVELEPGIEGLIHISEMSWAKKVRKASDVVKPGDSVEAVILGVSPAERRISLGLKQALGDPWEDAAKRFIPGSAVEGPVTSIMNFGAFVQVAEGIEGMVHVSEISAEKRINHPRDVLKVGQTVKAQVLAIDKEKRQLRLSMKQLVPSGLDEYIAEHKEGDVVTGRVIEASSQEARVELGEGVQATCRVTSVAPQKQESLATAGADLSALTSMLSARWKGGSPATTRPQSEALATGQIRSFRITKLDPAAKQIAVELGQKS; encoded by the coding sequence ATGTCCAATCCCAGCATTCCCGAATCCCAATCCGATTCCGACGCAAACGAATCATTTGACGGGCTGCTCTCTCAGTACGAGCGCAGCCACTCGCGCAAAGGCGAATCCGGCAATCAGATTGAAGGCACAGTAGTCGCTGTTTCTGCGGAATCCGTATTCCTCGATATTGGCTTCAAGACTGAAGGCATCCTGTCCCTGGCAGATCTGCAGAATGTCGGTAAGACGGCAAAGCCCGGCGACAAACTCCACGTCACCGTCAAAGGACGTGGCCCTGAAGGCTATTACGAGCTCTCACTATTCAAAGTGATTCAGCCAACGGATTGGGCCTCTCTTGAGAAAGCCTTCACTGAGAAGCAGACCATTTCGGGAACGGTCACTGGCGTTGTCAAAGGTGGGTTGAGCGTGGACATCGGAGTACGCGCATTTATGCCGGCTTCGCGCAGCGGAGTGCGTGATGCGGCTGAGATAGAGAAGCTGATTGAGCAGGAGATTCGCTGCCGAATCATCAAGCTGGATGTTGCCGAAGAAGATGTTGTGGTTGATCGTCGCGCAGTCGCCGAAGACGAAGAACGCTTGGTCAAGGAGCGGCGTTACTCCGAGATGCAGGAAGGCGACATCGTGCGCGGCGAAGTCCGTAGCCTCGCGGACTATGGTGCATTCGTCGATCTTGGCGGAGTCGACGGCCTGCTGCATGTAGGCGAGATCGCCTGGAGCCGCGTCAACAAACCCGCCGCCGTGCTATCTGTGGGCCAGCAGGTAGAAGCCAAGATCATAAAGATCGATTCTGAAAAGCGGCGTATTTCGCTCAGTATGAAGCAGCTTCAGCCGCGTCCCTGGGACTCCGTCTCCAGCAAGTACAAGCCCGGTGAACGTGTGCGCGGAGTCGTCACCCGCTTGATGGAATTCGGAGCCTTCGTGGAACTCGAGCCGGGGATCGAAGGACTCATTCATATCTCCGAGATGTCATGGGCGAAGAAGGTGAGGAAGGCGAGCGATGTCGTGAAACCCGGCGACAGCGTAGAGGCCGTAATTCTCGGCGTCAGCCCGGCAGAACGACGGATTTCTCTCGGTCTGAAACAAGCGCTCGGAGATCCGTGGGAAGATGCTGCAAAGCGGTTCATTCCGGGAAGCGCGGTCGAAGGTCCAGTGACCAGCATTATGAACTTCGGAGCCTTCGTGCAGGTCGCAGAAGGCATCGAAGGAATGGTTCACGTCAGCGAGATCAGCGCGGAAAAGCGCATCAACCATCCGCGCGATGTGCTGAAAGTCGGTCAAACCGTCAAGGCTCAGGTGCTCGCCATCGACAAGGAGAAGCGCCAACTTCGCCTCAGCATGAAGCAACTCGTCCCCAGCGGTCTCGATGAGTACATCGCAGAGCACAAAGAAGGAGATGTCGTTACAGGTCGCGTCATCGAGGCGTCGAGTCAGGAAGCGAGGGTGGAGTTGGGCGAGGGTGTGCAGGCGACTTGCCGGGTCACCAGCGTGGCTCCCCAAAAGCAGGAATCGCTGGCTACTGCCGGAGCTGATTTGTCGGCCCTGACTTCAATGTTGAGCGCTCGCTGGAAGGGCGGTTCGCCTGCGACAACCAGACCGCAATCTGAAGCGCTGGCGACCGGCCAGATTCGGAGCTTTCGGATCACTAAGCTCGATCCAGCGGCCAAGCAGATCGCTGTGGAACTCGGCCAGAAGTCCTAG
- a CDS encoding HAMP domain-containing sensor histidine kinase: MSLRAKFLLALLLISGGLTTASLVVVRRVVTSHIREQIVQDLQNSFATFQNVQGQRESALAHSADLMADLPIVRALMTTRHPATIQDASVGLWKTSGSDLFMLADASGNVMALQASSIDIPVPEAQQQLAQSMPPGNPTLWWSCGSHLFQVAVRPIYLGPKELNRVVGFLALGSEIDEKVTRQLSEVAASEVVFRAGDRFIRTTLTPAQATELEANGSPVFAAGNAEQIQLNGERFLGREAQLSKAPVAVRLTVLKSLDQSSRFISHLDRVLVGLGALALLLGAGLVWIISRTITQPLRSLVAGVRALGKSDFEFPVTSCGGDEVAELTSSFGRMRADLQQSQRQLIDSERLATIGRMASSISHDLRHHLSAIIANAEFLSDDRRRSSEREELYEEIQTAVHQMNELIDSLLEFSRTRESLRLSPSRPEEAIRSAIHTIRMRPEFRNIRIEMGSHETIEGAYDVRKLERVFHNLLLNACEAVSPTAGQINIDFFENKNEIEIRVSDNGRGIPAYLQQRIFEPFFTQGKANGTGLGLTVTQKIVEDHGGDLRLESSSPKGTTFVVTLPLGPKEPTVSFGTSSAATVTP; this comes from the coding sequence GTGAGCCTCCGCGCCAAATTCCTGCTTGCTTTGCTGCTGATCTCGGGTGGTCTTACGACTGCCAGTCTTGTAGTGGTCAGGCGTGTAGTCACGAGCCACATCCGTGAGCAAATCGTGCAGGACTTGCAAAACTCTTTTGCCACGTTTCAAAACGTCCAGGGCCAGCGTGAGAGCGCGCTCGCGCATTCGGCCGACCTAATGGCTGACCTGCCAATCGTGCGGGCGCTCATGACGACGCGACACCCGGCAACAATTCAGGATGCTTCGGTCGGACTGTGGAAGACCTCAGGCAGCGACCTGTTCATGCTCGCCGACGCGAGCGGAAACGTGATGGCGCTGCAGGCAAGTTCGATCGACATTCCGGTTCCCGAAGCCCAGCAGCAGTTAGCGCAATCGATGCCTCCAGGAAATCCCACCCTGTGGTGGAGTTGTGGAAGTCATTTGTTTCAGGTTGCTGTTCGGCCGATTTACCTCGGTCCCAAAGAGTTGAATCGTGTCGTTGGATTCTTGGCATTAGGTTCGGAGATCGATGAAAAAGTAACGCGGCAGTTGAGCGAAGTGGCCGCGAGCGAAGTGGTTTTCCGAGCGGGCGATCGCTTCATTCGGACTACTCTGACGCCTGCTCAAGCAACGGAGTTGGAGGCTAACGGTTCGCCTGTGTTTGCAGCTGGAAACGCCGAGCAGATTCAACTGAACGGCGAACGCTTCCTCGGAAGGGAAGCCCAGCTTTCAAAAGCTCCCGTGGCAGTGAGGCTGACCGTGTTGAAGTCACTCGACCAGTCGAGCCGATTTATCAGCCACCTCGATCGAGTTCTAGTTGGCCTCGGTGCCCTCGCCCTTTTGCTGGGCGCCGGCCTGGTCTGGATTATTTCGCGCACCATTACACAGCCGCTGAGATCCCTGGTTGCAGGTGTGCGCGCCCTGGGCAAATCCGACTTCGAGTTTCCTGTCACTTCGTGCGGCGGTGATGAGGTCGCGGAACTTACGTCCTCGTTTGGACGAATGCGCGCCGATCTGCAGCAAAGCCAGAGACAACTGATCGATAGTGAGCGCCTGGCGACCATTGGCCGGATGGCCAGCTCCATCTCGCACGATTTGCGGCACCATTTATCGGCCATCATCGCGAATGCCGAGTTTCTGAGCGACGACCGCCGCCGGAGTTCAGAGCGCGAAGAGCTGTATGAAGAGATTCAGACAGCCGTTCATCAAATGAACGAACTGATCGATTCGCTACTGGAGTTCTCCAGAACTCGCGAGTCGCTTCGTCTCAGTCCATCGCGACCGGAAGAGGCAATTCGATCCGCAATCCACACGATCCGTATGCGGCCGGAGTTCCGCAACATTCGTATCGAAATGGGATCGCACGAGACGATCGAAGGCGCCTATGACGTGAGAAAACTCGAAAGGGTCTTTCACAACCTCTTATTAAACGCGTGCGAAGCAGTGTCCCCCACTGCAGGGCAAATCAACATTGATTTCTTTGAAAACAAAAACGAGATCGAGATCCGCGTCAGCGACAATGGACGCGGCATCCCGGCCTATTTGCAGCAGAGGATCTTCGAACCATTCTTTACCCAGGGCAAGGCAAACGGTACCGGATTGGGTTTGACGGTGACGCAAAAAATCGTTGAGGACCATGGTGGGGATCTTCGCCTTGAAAGCAGCTCTCCGAAGGGAACAACCTTTGTCGTTACGCTGCCGCTTGGTCCCAAGGAACCGACCGTTAGCTTCGGGACCAGCAGTGCCGCCACGGTAACGCCGTAG